The genomic DNA tgaaggctgaagtccattagcgaagacatcctttatagtgtttggaataccctcgctcaagaaaaggagagagaaaacactctGCACGCTGGCAGCTGCCGCTCGATACATGCAAGTGTTCAACGAATTTTCTAACCCCCACTGGCTCAgtagaaggaaaggcactgacatgcgcacacgcacacaacgctggcatcttccctgccgaggACGCAGAGAAAGAACGAATGCACACACAAAGCTTAATCGTCCCACTTGCTGAAGGGAGACAACACTGTGGAGACTAAGCAGACATCAGGGTGTTGTGCAAGCCGCGGGTAAGCTGGCGAAAATGCCTGCACAAATGATAAGGTCTTATTGCTATTGGGGTctcctaggcgttttccaacggttgcaggcggctcggcatatctaaagggtccagcctttcgctgttgctttggtggcgcgacacaaatcgttgaccacacaggccagtcataacatcagttagactagttcttgtgcacgctcaaggacactgagcttgaacgacgccatgaatgctctgtcttttcagtcctattagaactgttcttgtattttctgaGTACACGAAGTCGATTataaatctcttgtgcattttgcaacgtggccttaaatatccaagcactgaaacgcagccacatgatcagagtaagcagcattcacttgcatatcgtgagttgccagaataaattgaaaatattgtgctgcgactatcattactgcatcatgaagcaaccagaaatgacagtaccatgcttcacaatgagactttcatttctcccctggtgcgcttgtacttctctggtcccctttccactgtgtagagctcccagaaaagcttttctcaggacaggggaccatactgtgcgctcaaccaggtggcacccatcaccacaacattgccccaatcagtctcaccttgtcatctctcgtcctgtccagtgacgttcttcacatttcaaggatgaaggtttagcactgtgcttccgatgactctttagagctctgggacagtgcttccgctgccagggataatgctacagaacagcgagtccactgacgcaggtacgcgatgtttgaagagacaaagacaaaaccttgtgcaggctgtccgacatgcatatacatctttttctgcgcctctttctaagcaacaatgctttcactggtgaacaggaaggcagcctttgtttctttttttcattatcgtttctcagttttacaaggccataaaaaaaataaggaaaacagaaaagattgcgaaccagccctgcaattttcttgtattggaaacgaatatgtgcaaacagaggatgccaaatgaaatgaacagccaggtgcaacaacaagtgacatcattcaggtggtgcaggcggtttgggaggcccataaaatgccttaataatgggatttatttgagcgtgaacatggtgagaaggctgcttctgccttgcagtggtgtaaagactgctgcatgtctggaggttaaatgctcatcattctatcatacatggaagtattccgactatttagtggaggcatgggaaagccactcaagcctacattagcaaaatgtgtggtattgattacagcgaacgcactccctccatgttcatgcaaccgaatgtaaacatactgaaagctgaggtgtgcctgacgagtgtagcattgtgatgcttgccaacagcccataggacaggaaaggcaaatccctgtgcacgcatagtgaattcgtcactactgtgcatgctcatttcggcaaactggcataacagatgtattgcgagtgcaatatgtgactgtaaagcatgtggcgcgtctttgtcaccatagcttgagcttggtgagaatcaagtggtttgataaatgtacaacagagtcagcaatggtgggacagttcttagaaactttacagcatgcccgtctgcctctacaatgtaaaaaaaaaaattggctttggtccaagagccagatctttctgatcgggcaacattcatgcaccagctttgtcagtttttttatgctcccaatacttgtgctgaggttgtgagaaaggcctggagagagtatacaattagagaatcatgtacctcttacattgtggatgtcctggaattgtgctaacgcatgaacaccaccacgtctcaaaatgatcgaatgcgacatattaaaggcacaagcactgttaccttatatgcccttggtatgcagaaccccagcaccttcaccacttctaaggaaccgctttattcttgccgagctagagctatggcgaggaagaagcgacacactacgtacggatgaggaagatgaaggaaagccacattgcgctcacaatatcgctaacgtggtagtttcccaaaggaagcggtcacaccactgcgtataaagtgtatgcacagggatactcatgtcttccctgtccaagggattggtggcaagcaccacagagcagcactggtcaggtgcattccagttaaattcttaagaattgagaaaaggccgattccacacaaagcaacgacctgacacccttgccaacaaatatgttgaactggcattgagtttcaggtatttgcggccacacataggtaaaccaatgggcaaggttctgactggtgttgtagaagtcgcggggcgcttttttcgttgcgacgatagatcggattcatttacaagtactgctccaggagggcacatgtaaccggcaaacagaggcctcaggagagcattagattataatcaaggaggcggcagggtacccaaggggtagcggagggatcaaaactggaagcagggcggtcccaaactggaagcaggttatgttgccccaacccacggaccaccccgactcctgcttttttgtctgcgaaagcggacagctgatcttaaaatgcgtcagtaaattcgggaagtacgacttacacacagcctacgggcattatagatatactactagcacgcgcaggcctcggcgagccccaacccatggaccagtccgggttctagctctggtgtccccgttaccgatttggtgtcctggagacgccgctaataatatgaaatagtgacacgttgttactagtaaaaaaacacgatttaagccgctaacgctacgttcagcactgccgcgcccaacaacttctgcaacgcctgtgagaacttcgccaatcaatggttgttcttggcaatacttcgaacttgtgaattttgtgtaccgttcatgcttaactttgtagtgcactgtggcttaatgaagcactacgcttgcgtgtagcatacgtacacatcttacctgatagacggtgaacggggtcttgtacatatatccgctgaagaagaaaagactacactttcacatgtgttaaaacacatgccaaacttgaaaaaacagacgtacaatgaacctccacacgttaaaatagcaaaagaatcacttaactccacacgttaaaatagcaaaagaatcacttaaaaggcgaaaactattgaaaactttGCAAGCGCCACGGCATGCGCaaatccgccattgctgctgatattgatgttgatgaggctgtccccttgcgatcgagtcggcaagcgcgcgtttctttattctatggaagcgCAATTGGCGCAATGTAGCCAAAATAAGTAATTATAAAAAACTGCATCAActccaaatacacacacgcaaaagaaaatagtcgggattctctatagcgacgtttccaaccccttgactgatatttcatacagctcgttgcattaattaaaatacctgcagtgcattgttttcataacgcgcaaaaaaaaaaatgtgcgcttaagtttacccgcacaaacacgcggcgcaaattcgtagaacgccaccagtgcagcccccaccgtccaagaatatatataaaaaactagtcaataataatagcatataattataacgtgagcgtcggtgcaatcaatggagaattcgattttatttgttatagaaaatcaaatgcaatgcagtaaacaatggatagaattcagcatacggcttcctggagtctaaaaaaaaatctgccttgaaacgcgtatgagtaagcttctcaaaaggagtttcaagtgtttccatggtatggcaagcttatatcttgattcataaagttttttttttattcatattggtcaattatgtttaaaaagagaattgcaaatttcaatggttttgttttttaccgggggaacacagagttgagccactgttttgaaacaaacttttatttaaaggcagttacaagtaacgccgacaccctcactcatgacaaaacaactttcacttgctgtgtccagacacttggttcaagttgcatgtaatgcttcatctccaagctttgcgtggtttcttaaaggcattgtgaaatctacacggtgtttttattttacacctcctcatctcacagcacaagatctgaaatgcgtgattaagaagaatcaggccagcacatattcacagaaacgaactcttcacagtgcagttgacaagtgcaaaaattacagcagaaactgtcagtcacatgatatgagcaaaacataactgttctttttgcgggaaagcctcagtcccatgccgacattaacccatatggtggtcatcactggcaatgtttgaaagattttcataaattagagactgaatgtctggagtgtttatcataagggaagtagaaactcacacgtcttctaaacagcactttgcagtgctaaatgtatgttggctattgatagtaataaatagtatgactgttacaactgttaaacaagacaaaagctcacaggaatatgaaggcttgaagtgataaacagtgtttggagggggaatgtagctgtaatgaaccttttgacaaagatttgtcttcgtcagtgctgcaattaagttctgcacagcaatctttatgcacgcttagctcactttcccacaccgtcaatgtaggatgaagaggagaataagatagtgcgtacaatgaagttgaagtgtagaaaagaaatggggagacagtgaaagagaaggtaggagcattgttgtagattattcttccaaggttgctcttccaaaagaaaaaaagaaaaaaatattaaatgtgtaaggaagcattgccaattattattctgccaccataagcaccataaaggatgcaatataaaactgatctgatatgtagagtggcctaaagctttctgcatagtttttactatcattatgacactgtctgctgcagccaaatatgcagaagttttcattgagtgcacatgaccagagcaacttatccagactgcacacaacaccactgcatataccctctattttggtaatctgaaaaataaaagtttattcaaatgggcaataaagaacatcagatggaacacaacatctagatcgaattatgaggcatgccacagtgcgggactcagtattattttgaccaccttgggttctgtgatgtgcacttgaattcaactacacgcttttttttttttttcatttcaccaccactgaaatgcagccacctttgctgggattgaacccgcaggcttgagctcagcagtgcaacaacATGACTACTGCGCTACTGagtgtttacacaaatttataagtagcaaaacacattggaggcttttgcacactgaaacactacacaccgtccaatgcgcttcctatgtacagacatacttaccagcggctcatatgacaagcatggaggcgtgctctaacacactacaatccaacagctgccacataccagagataaccactgggtctgtacctattttcacagaacacttaccagcagctcatacaacaagcatggaggcatctctcgtgctctaacacacataccatccagctgtgacatatggctgcacaccacagacaaaaacagacgggctaatcatcagagaccacatgtcatgatttgtttatatgcgagccctcaacctgcttctataaggcatgacagcacagcactactgcaccacttctctcttcctaactgcactggaggcttgttaccagtaatcgtgccctgctgacgtggttatctcttcagtttctatgttgctgtccctaagctgttatttaaggacttccttttgagcttcagtgggccttgaaaggctagatgatggctgcgacaatctagggttttttgtagagtgaaatcttaacaggtgcacaacttttttgttggctggttcatatgaatggtctggcatctttctttttgggtcactttcactttccacaagcatgaaaactggctaaaacaaattgtttgccttctcagccacaccctcagagacttcaccatctgatattgcctgtctgactgagtccatttttgctcttaagagtgttgagcttgacactgctttggctgcttccagctttgttatactccgtacaatgtgcaatgcccgacttgcctcacatgcttctttgggtgagctctcatgggccttgttgctgctagttggattagcgatgaccgcacagtgactgtgcttgcacacacactgcgcattccttgcacctcaaaggacagcaagcaccatctttcacttttgacactttgtatgagagccctttaatagactgagatggcacagtccatatgccatcttcatttattttggcacaagctgccatttcactgccagacctgtgGTTTTTCTAAATTGTTCTCCGCTCcttaccctttgcccctttcatcatctggctagcccttttcattaaaaaatgatttgtcaagtccatgagggcagaaattagtttgtcaccatgcttattctgttttctctccagcatagtacgctttaacgtcctgtgcttgctctcaaggtgcatgttagtgttgacagctgctctagtcctaaagcgataggcccactcttgcggcctaactgcatagtggtctttgaagtacttgaggaagtccctcagtttttcttcctcactagaaaggaattgcttaaaataatcttcaaatgccttttccacgaggaactctaagagtagccacacactatggtaaacatgtggccttagctgtctctctacacactcgagtgtcttcttacgccaattgttatccacatgccaggcacagagaagtttctgttttgcggcacccatgaccctggaccatgctttgtagaattgcgaggcatcatcagatatcaatgtcttagcggccacttttttggccatggccgactccagatatttgaagaatgctgtcaaagtttgctcgttcatgtggttgcagatgaaataagctatagcTACAACTGATGCTACTTTATCTAGCACCAGAAGCGTGGTCAGGTCAAACAGGTACTCTATAGTACcatgtgtggagtcaagacatacagtccctgcagggcccaatttttctagtagctccttctgaggctctgtcatcagaacaagagcaaagtctgctgaagaaaatgtaccacttgggtccactgcaccttgtgccttgtacaggcggacaagtgtttcacctttttctttcatcacaagcacccacatgtctacactgacagcgtcattagtgtgacaacgttcaggagcagcaatgttaaactgccgtttgatgttatgcagggttgagcactctgccaagtgcactggcctcagcttggatgccacagatgttcttaTTCGCTTTAGAATGGTTTTCATGGGCACACCCCTTTCTAGGTTCTCTGCTACGCTGGCCTTTTCGTTGTCACTCATTCccaagtgctgaatttctggtttatgaccataatggtttctttgatacctgacttttatggtggtgctttcaggtgtcggactctgagtgttgtccattgtgatggtaataaatgaaagacatatcttaccagacctacagctcccctgacttttctcccgacggtcactatgaccttcccttttccttgcctcgcctgatctattacagtaatagtggatccttgtctctccactggccagctttttggggtccctgggcaaaatgaaccagcagttttggctaccctcttcttctgctttccattcatgaaattctgtaataaaagcacaaaatagcatttgatggtgacaagtactttggggagagagatgcaaacaaaaataatcactttgaaggctttggacacgggctaacgtagcatttattttactccctcaccttcaactcgactgtgtcatgaggtcacccttgatattgctcaaatttctgttaaaattgaatttcaaatatgcaatgcgcaataacttcaaaaaatttatcatattagttttgttttaataagaaacaagtatgaaacttaagcatgatctatgctcactccttcctcaatattgaatcagactgtacattcacagcaatgctgttatgataagacaaagacgaactgagagcacgtggtgcaagttacgccccagaacagtgtgaatcccttccctcagtttcttcttgaaaagctccttcttttcaagaagagcttgaatttttactgtagataggggcttggcgagggagtgttccatggtcacgcggttatgatctggcttgggcatgcgcctggttcgaagaggcagcattatgtgtgatttcaataaaccagttgctagtctgcgttcgtcctgtcttcttctacgttggtgtcttttcccaagtgcagtttaagttcacaaaaagatgtcttaccaagtagcctcctaacacactcttcttaaagaaaaaaggattgcgcgtgcgtcaaatttggctctattttatgaaatctacaaccagagtccttcaattgaaggattgtggtactactaaagaattttcccaaagtgcgccgggagaccaagccgctgacagccgcaattgCAAGTGTATTGCGGTCGGCACTGAGGCGAATACTGTACCACGCACGCAAGTAGCGCAAAGCAACGTGAGAACGCAGTGCAAATCCCTCCTctcgtttaagaaaaaaaaaagaagggggggggggagtagggtgcgcgagcgtcacatttcgctctattctatgaaatgtactactaaagagtttgccaacaatacgctgggaaaccatcccggcgacatccgcaaattcaagtatggtcccggttctgcgtctctgccgcattgcaacgtgcattgaggcgaagactaggccacgcacgcatgtggcacagagcaacgtcagaacgcagaacagcttactcctgtcgcttaaaaaaaagaaaaaaagatgtgcaaacgtcaaatttcactccacttgctgggcaggaaagcagaccatgccaaacgtatgtcatgtagcgcatcgctgggagcgcgcacacatgactatactatatatagatagataaacAGACAAATTAAATTTAACGAGGATACAAACTTCAACATACCCCAAGGAAATAAATTAGGCACGTGCGCAAAAGATACTCTTCGCGAAacagatggagaaagaaaaaacaaaggcccgcaaggtataaacaactgcttttggaggcacactgcgcaacaagaaatttaaaaaagtccgacatataatattgcgtttaaacgtcatttgcttacgatgactgagaataaacttaataaaactgttcctcacccttattgttccggaacacaggtgcacgtagtcagcctcgaagttgtgcgcagcgatctggtgcaccgaatacttctccattgtaggcagggaagtgccacatacgtcgcatttcatcaatttcttgacatccacggccattctgtgaacgttcctgatgtgttgcagcatgttcttcctctgcatgaatagttggctgcaaaattcgcagcgacgatcgtcatcgccgatggcagctcgatcacagacgtgcgccattccgaagcggagaGACGGCGTTTAGAAGCACGTGGTTTCTGCGTCATTGCACGCGCTAGGATTGTTGTATATTCCGGCAGTaatacagggaagaaacctccccaatcacgtgacacactaggtattcagtggcctcatagggacagttggaaaccaacttagggaaccaacatccgggaacgcagggtcacgtggatgctgccttctattgttcaccggcctcagccggcctgcggggaaacgCATGTCTCCCCACTGGTATGGTGGCACAATATGGCGACTGCTTTGTTGATACATGCCATGGCGATGCCACTTTTTACAACTTTAGAGTGGCAAGAGTCGCACCGCAGTAGTTTCTTCTCTCCTCTAGTTTTGTACGACCAGCACACATGGAAGTCAGTTAGCCTTAGCTTTAAGTGAATATCAATTCAAGGCCATCGTGAGGGTTTGTGAGCATGCTGTTGATAGTGGCTTCAGTCAGTGCTTCATTGCTTTCATGCTTACAATGAAACAACCTGCCTATCTAAAGCAGCAGATTATGTCAATTGCATCAGACATATATGTTTGTTTTCAGTCACCAACACTAAACAAAACTTGGGCtgcaatccacgctgtgaaggtagttggacagcgaagctgtaaacaacACCTAGAACGATCACCCATTGCGATATGACTTGAAATTCCTTACATGGAAACAATTGCACGCACTTTATCTAATTATTAGCCAAAGACGTTTCAACGGCCAGCGACTTGGCTTGTGGCACTCCTTCGTGCAGCtcaaagagtggaccagagacaAGCGAAATGCACTTACCCTGGAACCACAGTGGATCACAGATGAAGCAACTAAATCAAAACTCTGTGTTGAGAAATTTCTTCTTAAATTTAGCATTTTCATTTTTGAAAGTATTGATTCTATTTTACCATCGTTGCTTGACCGTGTTCTCGGCTTCATGACACCCATCATCATCCTGCCACCCCTGGCGCTTGCACCGAGCGTCTTGGCCATGATGTTCATCCATGGCACAAGCGCAATGCCGTTGTTCACATTGTTCTCTGTGTTTTCTTCGCCGCTTCTCGTATGCACGCTGATCTTCAGGAGTCCTCgctatacgtggccttcccatagcactgtcacaacacaaattcAATACCTTACTAAGCGGGCCCTCTTCATATATATGTAATGTAGTCATGTCCCATTTTGTGCTACATACTGTGTGGTCACAAACCTGCACTTTAGTTTACATTTTATATGGGTATCGATGTCACGTCCCATGTTACAAGCAGATGTCATTATCAATCGTTCTGTGCTTCCCATTGTTAATGACTGCCTTATCACCCATCATTTTAACACGTTTTatgcttttcttcactgagacGACCTATGTGGTGTGATTCAAGAGCATATGCAAACTTTTCACTTCAATTTTCGCCTGCGATTGCACTACCTCCGAGATTGGCCCAGAAAAGAGGTTATTTttgctcacacacacaaaaaatgcatTGAAGGGCAGaggtatacagctttgctgtaaaacaagACAGAAAGGGTGGAAGCGATGTATAAACCTGTAGAAATACCACCCTTCTGTTCATGCATGCATAATCATTATGTTCAATAAACACTGACTGCAGGTATAACTTGAGCAAGTTCACAAAACTGATGGCACTGCGCTTGCACAAGTCTCTGAAATTCATGTAACTGTATTCGCCGACGCCTTGTGGCTTTAGCCAGTGTCGATCGCACAGGCTAAAGACAGCCAAACATCATGACCTGAAAGCACCACACCACACAAAGCACCACACAaattaaaaggcatgtgcaaaAAAAGTGAAAACAGAACACAAGCAAGAAAAGCTTGTCAGGCCAAGCATAAGACCAAGTAAGTCGAATGAAAGAGCTGTGTGGCGTATCGCATTCCACTTACATGCATTGGTCAGAACAGATGCTGCTTGAATGACAGACTAAGGATGCGCAAGCACAAGTGTCAGCTCATAACGCCGCCTAGAAACTTGATGGCCCGCTGTAGAAAGCGTAAATGCTTGCATCTGCCAGACGCGGCCACAGTTATCAGAAAAGCATAAATCGAAAAAGGGGGAAACCTTTGCAGTCCAAAAAGAAAGTGACCAGTGCATAAGCACTCCCACTATCATGCTCACAGAAGCTGAAATCGAGTTCGCTGGACGGAATGGGTGGAATTACAGGACATGTCACtgctctcccctcccccccccccccttttatcaGTGTGCATCTTAACACTTTCTCTAACAAAATTTAAAAGTTGGTAGTTTTGTGCTTCGCCCGTCTGCGTCCTTGTTCCCTTCTCCTATTTTTGGCTGGCACAAACTAAGCGTAACATAATCACGAACGTGCACCAACTAGCCTCTTTCACTGGTTTAACAGATTATTTACTTTGGGTCGTTTCGATTCACCCTGCGTTTCATGAACTGGTTCCTGCCGCTTCAACGCCAGTTCTTGCATGTGCAACACTGCCG from Dermacentor albipictus isolate Rhodes 1998 colony chromosome 7, USDA_Dalb.pri_finalv2, whole genome shotgun sequence includes the following:
- the LOC139048093 gene encoding uncharacterized protein, with protein sequence MDNTQSPTPESTTIKVRYQRNHYGHKPEIQHLGMSDNEKASVAENLERGVPMKTILKRIRTSVASKLRPVHLAECSTLHNIKRQFNIAAPERCHTNDAVSVDMWVLVMKEKGETLVRLYKAQGAVDPSGTFSSADFALVLMTEPQKELLEKLGPAGTVCLDSTHGTIEYLFDLTTLLVLDKVASVVAIAYFICNHMNEQTLTAFFKYLESAMAKKVAAKTLISDDASQFYKAWSRVMGAAKQKLLCAWHVDNNWRKKTLECVERQLRPHVYHSVWLLLEFLVEKAFEDYFKQFLSSEEEKLRDFLKYFKDHYAVRPQEWAYRFRTRAAVNTNMHLESKHRTLKRTMLERKQNKHGDKLISALMDLTNHFLMKRASQMMKGAKGKERRTI